One Nocardiopsis gilva YIM 90087 genomic window, CGCTGGACGGCCAGGAACACCGCGGCGGCCGGCGCGGCGATGAGGACGGAGGCCGCGCTGAGCATGCCCCATTCGGCCTTCTGCTGGCCGACGAACTGGCCCAGGCCCACCGCCAGAGTGGAGGTGGCGTCCGTAGTGAGGAACGCGGTGGCATAGGCCACCTCGCCCCAGGCGGTGATGAACGCATAAAACGCGACAACGGCCAGGCCGGGGCGGGCCAGCGGCAGGATGAGCCGCCAGAACGTGCCCAGCGGGCTGAGCCCGTCCATCCGCCCGGCCTCGTCGATCTCCACGGGGATGGTGTCGAAGGTGCCGCGCAGCATCCAGGCGGAGAACGGCACGGCGATGGTCAGGTAGGTGAGGATCAGCCCCAGGTGGCTGTTGATCAGGCCCAGCGTCGAGAGCACGTTGTACAGCGGGACGATGAGGATCGCCACGGGGAACATCTGGGTCACCAGCAGCATCCACAGCAGCGGCCGCATCCCCGGGAAGCGGAACCGGCTCAGTGCGTAGCCGGTGGTGGCCGCGGTGATCAGGGCCACCGCGGTGGTGCCGCCGGCGACGATGAGGGAGTTGGCGAACCAGGTGAGAAACGAGGTGGAGCCCAGCACGTGGGCGTAGTTGTCCAGGGAGGGGTCGTGGAACAGCTCGATGCGGCTGGACTGCCAGGCGCCGCGGGGTTTGAGTGAGGTGAGCACGACCCAGGCCACCGGCAGCACGGCGGTGGTGGCGGCGGCCAGCAGGGTGGCGTGCAGGGCCGCCGAGGCGGCGCGGGAGCGCACGCGCCGCGGCGCGCGGGTGCGGGGGGTGGCGGTTACCATGCGGTGCCTCCGCGTCGTAGGGCCCGCTGGTAGACCACGGCCATGGCCACCAGCAGCAGGAGGATGAGCATGCCGTAGGCGGCCGAGCCGCTGTAGTCGCGGATGCCCTCGAAGGCCATGCGGTAGGCGTAGGTGACCAGCAGTTCGGTGCTGTCGCCGGGCCCGCCGCCGGTGACCAGGTAGATCACCGGGAACTGGTTGAAGGTCCAGATCGTGCCGAGCAGCACCACCGGGGCGCTGACCGGGCGCAGCCCGGGCAGGGTGATGTGCACGAACCGCTGCCAGGCCGAGGCGCCGTCCACGCGCGCGGCCTCGTAGTGCTCGGCGGGGATGGACTGCAGGCCGCCGAGCAGCGCCAGCATCATGAACGGCACGCCCACCCACACGTTGACGCAGATGACGGCGATCTTGGCCGTCAGCGGGTCGTTCAGCCAGGCCACGGCGGGCAGCCCCACACCCCGCAGGGCGGCGTTGAACACCCCGTAGTCCTGGTTGAACAGGAACCGCCAGGTGAAGGCGGTGACGAACGGGGGCACCGCCCAGGGCAGCACCATGGCCACCCGGTAGGCGGCGCGCCCGCGCAGCGGCCGGTTGAGCAGCAGCGCCAGGCCCAGGCCCAGCCCGTAGTGGGCGCCGATGCACACCACGGTCCACACCAGGGTCCAGGCCAGGCGGGGCCAGAACGCGCCGGTCTCCCCCGACAGGATGGCGAGGTAGTTGTCGGCGCCGACGAAGGTGTAGGTGGCGGGGATCTCGTTCATCCCGATGGTGCGCCCGACGGTGGCCTCGGTGGCGTTGGTCAGCGACAGGTACAGGCCGCGGGCGAAGGGGATGCCGATGATGACGGTGGTGACGATCACCACGGGGGCGGCCAGGATCCAGGCGTAGGCGTGGGTGGCCAGGGCGCGGCGCAGCGGGCCCGAGCCGCCGCGGCGGGGGCGGCGGGGCGGTGCGGGGCTCGCCGCCCCGCGAACGGTGGGCAGGGTGGTGGTCATGGTGCGGTTCAGTCCCATCCCAGGGCGGCGCGGTAGTCGGCGGCCACGGCGTCCAGGGCCTCTTGTGCGGTGGCCTGCCCGGAGACGGCGGCGGGCAGCTGCTGGGTGAAGGGTTGGAAGAGGGTGCCGCCTTCGGGGATCCACATGCCGGGGTGGGCGGTGTCGATGACGGGCTCGAAGTCGCGGACGGTGGGGTGGGAGGCGACCTCCTCGCGCTCGTAGACCGAGGCGCGGGTGGGCAGCAGGCCCAGTTCCTTGGTGATGGTGGCCTGGCTGTCGGCCGAGGCCATGAACCGGATGAACGCGTACGAGGCGTCCAGCTCGCCCGATCCGGCATACACGGCGTAGTCGTGGCCGCCGGTGGGGCCGCCCCGGCCCTCGGGCCCGGCGGGCAGGGGGGCCACGCCCAGGTTGTCGGCCTCGTCGCTGAAGGCGTCGCCGGAGCGGATTTCGCCCAGGGACCAGGGGCCGTTGAAGATCATGGCGACGTCGCCGTCTTTGAAGGCGGTCTGCATGGTGGCGTAGGTGTCGGTCAGGGCGGGATCGGCGGCGGCGCCGGAGTCGATGAGGTCGAGGACCTCCTCCAGGGCGGCCACGCCGGCGGCGTCGTTGACGGTGATCTCCTGCTTTTCGACGTCGAGCAGGTTGCCGCCGTGGGCGTAGTAGTGGGGCAGCAGGAAGAACCCGTCGGCGGCGTTCAGGTACAGGCCGGTGGCGTCGGTGGTGTCGTTGACGTCCAGGGCGACCTGTTTGAGCTCCTCCATGGTGGCGGGGGGTTCCTCGTGTCCGGCCTGGGCCAGCAGGTCCTTGTTGTACAGCAGCGCCAGGGAGTCGGTGACCTGGGGGACGGCATAGGTGGCGCCCGCGTGGCGGGTACTGGACAGCGGGGTGGGCAGGAAGTCCTCGGGCTCCTGCAGGGCCGGGGTGTCGTCCAGGGGGGCGAGGTAGCCCAGGGCGGCCAGTTCGGCCACCCACCCCACGTCGGCGCGCATCACGTCGGGGGCGCCGGTGCCGGCCTGGGCGGCGGTCTTGAACTTCTCCTGGGCGTCGTCGAAGGGGACGTTCTCGTAGTGGACGGTGATGTCGGGGTGGGCGGCCTCGAAATCCTCGATGAGGCCGCGGAAGACGTGGGCCTCGGTGGTGGCGTCCGAGGTGTCCCAGAAGGTGATCTCTCCGGAGCCCGCGCCGGGCGCCGCGGCGCCCTCGGGGTTGGCGCCGCAGGCCGACAGGGCCAGGGCCAGGCCGAGCGCGGCCGCGGCGGTGGGCATCGGACGCATGGTGCCTCCTTGGGGGTGGGGGGTCAGGGGGGATGGTCCTCGCCGCCGGCCGTCCCCCGTGGCGGAAGGATTGCGCAGAAGCTAGCAAGAAATTTCAAAAACTGAAACCCTCTTGCAAAGCGCGCGGCATCACCGCCACCCCCGCAAAACACCCCCAACCAGCACAAACACCACCACACCACCCGCCACCAGTACCACAACCGCACCACCGCACCCCACCCCCCGCACGGCCACACACCCCCTCTGACCCGCCCCAAAGGGGAGCCACCACCCCTGCCAGCCCCACCCCCTCCGCCACAATGAAGGCAGGACACCCACGACCCAGCCACACCCGGGAGGACCCCACATGGCCGGCATCGACTACCGGCGCGCCAGCCGCACCAACCTGCTGGCCTGGTCACTGCTGTTCGTCGCCCACGCCGCCACCGGGCTCATCCTCCTCGTCCTCTACGCCCTGGCCACCGTCCTCTCCCTCATCTGGGTCGGCGTCCCCCTCATCGTCCTGCTCACCACCCTCATCCGCGGCCACGCCGACACCCACCGCACCATGCTCGGCCACTTCCTGCCCGACGGACCCGTCCCCTCCCCCTACGACCCACTGCCCCCCACCGGCGTCGGCCGCCGCGCCGGCGCCATCCTCACCGACCCCGCCACCTGGCGCGACCTCACCTGGCTCCTCGTCAACGGCCTCTTCGGCGCCGTCATCGCCGCCCTGCCCGCCCTCCTCATCGCCCAAGCCGCCCACCTCACCCTCTACAGCACCGTCCTGTGGAACGACGCCCCCAGCGGCTACTACAACCTCACCCCACCCCACGACCAGGCCGGCGCCCTCATCACCCTGCTCCCCGCCCTCCTCCTCGCCCTCGTCTACTGGGTCATCACCCCCATCAGCGTCAGCGGCTACGCCCACCTCAACCGCTGGCTCCTCGCCCCCAACGAAAAAGCCCGCCTCGCCCAACGCGTCGCCCACCTGGCCACCTCCCGCGCCGAAACCATCGACGCCCAAGCCTCCGAAGTCCGCCGCATCGAACGCGACCTCCACGACGGCGCCCAAGCCCGCCTCGTCGCCCTCGGCATGAGCCTCGGCATGGCCGAACAAATGCTCGCCCAGGACCCCCACACCGCCCAACAACTCCTCGCCGAAGCCCGCGACAGCACCCGCCAAGCCCTCACCGAACTCCGCGACCTCGTCCGCGGCATCCACCCGCCCGTCCTCGTCGAACGCGGACTCCAAGGCGCCGTCCGCGCCCTGGCCGTCACCCACCACCTGCCCATCGACGTCGACATCGACCTCCCCGGCCGCCTCGCCGCCCCCGTCGAATCCGCCGCCTACTTCGCCATCGCCGAAATCCTCACCAACGCCGCCAAACACTCCGGCGCCACCCGCGCCTGGGTCCGCATCAACCACGGCGGCGACCGCCTCGTCCTCCTCGTCGGCGACGACGGAAAAGGCGGCGCCGACCTCTCCAAAGGCACCGGACTGCAGGGCATCCGGCGCAGACTCGACGCATTCGATGGCACGATAAGCATTGTCAGCCCGGCAGGCGGGCCGACTATCGTCACAATGGAGCTCCCGTGCGTGTTGTCATCGCCGAAGACCTCGCCCTCCTCCGCGATGGACTGATCCGGCTGCTGCAAGCCCACGAATTCGAGGTCGTCGCCGCCGTCGACAACGGCCCAGACCTCCTCAAAGCCCTCCTGGAGCACCGGCCCGACGTCGGCGTCGTCGACGTACGCCTGCCCCCCACCTTCACCGACGAAGGACTCCAGGCCGCCATCGAAGCCAGACGCCACGTCCCCGGGCTGCCCATCCTCGTGCTCTCCCAGCACGTCGAACAGCTCTACGCCCGCGAACTCCTCTCCGACGACGGCGGCGCCGTGGGCTACATGCTCAAAGACCGCGTCTTCGACATCGGCCAGTTCATCGACGCCATCCGCCGCGTCGCCGCCGGCGGCACCGCCATGGACCCCGCCGTCATCTCCCAGCTGCTGGCCAAACACAGCGAAGACGGCCCCCTCGCCGCCCTCACCCCCCGCGAACGCGAAGTCCTCAGCGAAATGGCCGAAGGCCGCTCCAACTCCGCCATCGCCCAACGCCTCTTCATCACCGAAAAAGCGGTCAGCAAGCACATCAACAACATCTTCACCAAGCTCGACCTGCCGCCCTCCAACGACGACAGCCGCCGCGTCCTCGCCGTGCTCGCCTACCTCAACAACGCCTGAGCGCACCCGCGGCCGGGGGGACACACACCCCCGCACGCGCCGGTGCCGGCGCGTGGACGGTCCGCACCGGCACCGGGCCAGCCCACCAACGGGCTGCTGGCGCGCAAGGCGCCACAAACGAACCGCGGCCACATCCGGCCGCGCCGGGGCACCCCACGCCACCGCGCTACTCGCGCGGGCCCGCCTCCGGACTCCGGTACAACCCGTCGATCTCCTCAGCGAACGCCCGCAGCACCGCATCACGCCGCAACTCACCCGAGGGCAGCACCAACCCGCTCTGCGGCGT contains:
- a CDS encoding sugar ABC transporter permease, which encodes MVTATPRTRAPRRVRSRAASAALHATLLAAATTAVLPVAWVVLTSLKPRGAWQSSRIELFHDPSLDNYAHVLGSTSFLTWFANSLIVAGGTTAVALITAATTGYALSRFRFPGMRPLLWMLLVTQMFPVAILIVPLYNVLSTLGLINSHLGLILTYLTIAVPFSAWMLRGTFDTIPVEIDEAGRMDGLSPLGTFWRLILPLARPGLAVVAFYAFITAWGEVAYATAFLTTDATSTLAVGLGQFVGQQKAEWGMLSAASVLIAAPAAAVFLAVQRHLVAGLSAGSTKS
- a CDS encoding carbohydrate ABC transporter permease produces the protein MTTTLPTVRGAASPAPPRRPRRGGSGPLRRALATHAYAWILAAPVVIVTTVIIGIPFARGLYLSLTNATEATVGRTIGMNEIPATYTFVGADNYLAILSGETGAFWPRLAWTLVWTVVCIGAHYGLGLGLALLLNRPLRGRAAYRVAMVLPWAVPPFVTAFTWRFLFNQDYGVFNAALRGVGLPAVAWLNDPLTAKIAVICVNVWVGVPFMMLALLGGLQSIPAEHYEAARVDGASAWQRFVHITLPGLRPVSAPVVLLGTIWTFNQFPVIYLVTGGGPGDSTELLVTYAYRMAFEGIRDYSGSAAYGMLILLLLVAMAVVYQRALRRGGTAW
- a CDS encoding extracellular solute-binding protein — its product is MRPMPTAAAALGLALALSACGANPEGAAAPGAGSGEITFWDTSDATTEAHVFRGLIEDFEAAHPDITVHYENVPFDDAQEKFKTAAQAGTGAPDVMRADVGWVAELAALGYLAPLDDTPALQEPEDFLPTPLSSTRHAGATYAVPQVTDSLALLYNKDLLAQAGHEEPPATMEELKQVALDVNDTTDATGLYLNAADGFFLLPHYYAHGGNLLDVEKQEITVNDAAGVAALEEVLDLIDSGAAADPALTDTYATMQTAFKDGDVAMIFNGPWSLGEIRSGDAFSDEADNLGVAPLPAGPEGRGGPTGGHDYAVYAGSGELDASYAFIRFMASADSQATITKELGLLPTRASVYEREEVASHPTVRDFEPVIDTAHPGMWIPEGGTLFQPFTQQLPAAVSGQATAQEALDAVAADYRAALGWD
- a CDS encoding sensor histidine kinase, whose amino-acid sequence is MAGIDYRRASRTNLLAWSLLFVAHAATGLILLVLYALATVLSLIWVGVPLIVLLTTLIRGHADTHRTMLGHFLPDGPVPSPYDPLPPTGVGRRAGAILTDPATWRDLTWLLVNGLFGAVIAALPALLIAQAAHLTLYSTVLWNDAPSGYYNLTPPHDQAGALITLLPALLLALVYWVITPISVSGYAHLNRWLLAPNEKARLAQRVAHLATSRAETIDAQASEVRRIERDLHDGAQARLVALGMSLGMAEQMLAQDPHTAQQLLAEARDSTRQALTELRDLVRGIHPPVLVERGLQGAVRALAVTHHLPIDVDIDLPGRLAAPVESAAYFAIAEILTNAAKHSGATRAWVRINHGGDRLVLLVGDDGKGGADLSKGTGLQGIRRRLDAFDGTISIVSPAGGPTIVTMELPCVLSSPKTSPSSAMD
- a CDS encoding LuxR C-terminal-related transcriptional regulator yields the protein MRVVIAEDLALLRDGLIRLLQAHEFEVVAAVDNGPDLLKALLEHRPDVGVVDVRLPPTFTDEGLQAAIEARRHVPGLPILVLSQHVEQLYARELLSDDGGAVGYMLKDRVFDIGQFIDAIRRVAAGGTAMDPAVISQLLAKHSEDGPLAALTPREREVLSEMAEGRSNSAIAQRLFITEKAVSKHINNIFTKLDLPPSNDDSRRVLAVLAYLNNA